DNA from Cotesia glomerata isolate CgM1 linkage group LG10, MPM_Cglom_v2.3, whole genome shotgun sequence:
AACTTTGCACTCTTTTCTCCCTCTTTAGTTTAACTACCGGCCACTAAGTTTTCCCCTTctgtaacaataataattattgcaataataataataacaagtcTCACCCCTTTGCAACCCTCGTGCTTGTTACCCAACATTATTGTCATCTTTTACTCTTACactcaattatattttctctTTACTTAAACGCAGTTTGTTTTGTACACAACAAACTCTTTTTACATACTtagctattatttttattatcattatgagTTTTTTTATCCAATCACTGTAAAAAGGTTGATCGTGTGAAATTTTCTCAgtgaaagatttttttttaaaatgaaagttgcaatgaaattaataaaaatttttttttgcaataaaaaaacattttttttcattgaaaaattaactccaattttcaacaattataaaattaaatattgctACGTAACTATTACACCATTAATGGTAATAATTTTCACACCATACCGGAAACCGGTAATTTTTAACCGTgtatattttctaaattaaatttattacaaactAGTTTCACGTAAAATTAATacggatttatttgtattaaaaaaaaatttttaatagttaaattatttattagagaccactttttagtattaaacaaatatttcttagtatttaaaatatattgagtattaaaatataatgatattcagttattaaatattaataaatctttttaaatactaagaaatatttgttaaggactaagtggtctctaataaatgatttgttaaatattaacaaatatttttaactataaacaaatccttttatcagtttaatttttacaaacctattttatttatttataaaattatttattttttatttaagattatatataaaattatatatttattttttatttatttataaaaatattttaagtgatatttgaatttaatataaatttaaataatgaaaataaggccaaaaataaaaataaaaataaagtaaaatagaATAGATGATATTGTGaatgtattaattatttagtattatttttttgatctattaaaaaatcaatttaaaaataaaaataaaaatgttaacttACCTTTCATGAACAGTTTAAAACATTCCTTCATTTCATAActtcgtatttttttttctaaaaactctTCCACCTGCACACATACAAATCTTCCGACATAACATCGATCCATCTGTACCCCGGTTCTTAACTTCTTCACCAGACATCAGTAACCCCGCGGTTTATTATCTTCTATGCtgtaacatttaatatttattttttttgaggcAGGTTAGGATTCTACTCTGGATATTAAGATTAACTTTCGGACCGAGTTTCGTAATTACTTTAGACCTCACACAGGTTTTAGAGTGAAAGGGGTTTTATtaatacacacatacatacaaacataaagaaaaaaaaatacatacattcAAACATTCATATTAAAACTCGAAGATCAAAGAAAGAAATTTCATCTCGatctaaattgttaaaaacatttaaattcattaattgctttaattattttcgagGAACAAAACCAGTTATTATATTTGCCCGCGAAATTAAGTAGAGAAATTTATTTGGGTTTTTAAACccgtattattattttttattttgatatataaattaataaataagtatataatttagtattaatgtttatcttttattaattaacttttcgcgtgtttttttttcgctgATTTAAATACCGTGACGTCAGAGGCGAAGGCCTTTCGCGGAGGACAGAGTTGTGTGAATGTATAGAGTATATagaagagaagagaagagGCGGAGGTGCTTTGCTTGGGATCGCTTTTGCCTGAGCGTTGCCGTTCGTTCACCCTACCGGGGGCACCAACCTGGCTTTACTTCAGTTACTCGCTGAAAGACTCGACGCGCTCTATAGGTACTATACTTTCACACACCTAGTGTATAGGTGAAAATCCAGTGAGGAAGATACCATACCATACCATACCATACCATACCAAACCATACCATACACTCTTTTCTAACTCTCTTCTATTCTAacataatacataataataagtaGCCCTTGCTTACACTTTACCTTCAGCTTCAGCTTTTGCTTTACCTATACTCAGCCTGAATGCCTCCGTGGCTTTACTTTGCCTTTATATTAGTGTAGTATGCTCATGTAAATTCCCGGAGTAGAGACTAGTTGCCCAGTTAACTTGATAATAATGCTCGTATGCAACTAGTTATTTAGCAATTTAGTAATcggatgttaaaaaaaaaattcattatttaagggagtattctagtctagaagtatgaatttcaggtaatttttttaagtgccgtaaaaaaaaggcaatcaatatttttaccatccatttttttataagttatttattaacattacaagaatacagaaaaaaataaaaaagattgaaAATTAGCAGCTGATGAAATGGGGGAGTCTCAAAAAATTGACACGTGACCATGCCCACGATTCCAACCCTTCTAGCAatcggaaataaaaaaataaaaaatattattaatctagAGTAATGTCGCTATAGCATGAACTaggaaaaagttgaaaaaaaaaatttttcacaaaatggcctgaaaaaaaaaaatattttttgtactttttcgaattttttaaaaatagtaaaaattgaaatttgggGATGACCGTAGTTCATGCCATAGCGACATTACTCTAGATTAACCCGTTGATTAACCCGTTCATTTTCTATGTGATGTATTGACTTATAATTGGCACCAAACTTTAGTATAACATTCCCTCCAAATATCTACaagctatttttaatttctaatgatttaaaaatactaaaaaatcgtttagaaaaaaaaaactaaactttttttataaaaaaagtcacaggaattttgatttttacgatATCGAAAAAAACCAACGCCATTTTATTTggaaaacaatatattttaaagaaaaaaatcaatatttaatgaagtttgaaagaaatatatttattctaaaGTTTGAAGTTACGAATTTCGATCAGTCGCTTAAAATGAGGCTAACAGCATGGAGACCTTTGTGACGTATCACAACTTATTACGTAGATTTCAACCGATAACAGATTGCACAATAAGACTCATTTACAAATCtccttctaaatttaaaattgcctcAAAGTTCGCCTGGGGTTCACTGGACCCAATGTGTCCTCAACGGGTTAATAatctttcttatttttttatttctgattGCTAGGAAAGTTGGAATCGTGGGCATGGTCACGTGCCAATTTTTTGAGACTCCCCCACTTCATCAactgctaatttttttaattttcaactttttttattttttgaagttatacttcttttgGCGCGTTAGGCAAAAATAATGAGGGTAAATTTTTGCGATGTGCGCGCACACCGTCACGAAAAACCGATACCCTGAAGTTAGCTACTtaacattttagttttttaaaaaaaagttaccaacaaaataaaaataagtacatCTACGTATATGTTTGCGTGAGAACTGACAACTGTATTCAcgatatttcatataaatatatatttttaacttcccgctaagaaaatttaaaattttcaataatgggaagttattgatttcggtccgatttttaaaagtcaagttttcatcggatGTCCATGTTTTGAGGTCCCAGGAAGCCATTCTGATTATTCCCGCCGAGGTGTCCggccgtgtgtgtgtgtcaataaatttttgtcgtacggtttctcaaaaacgaatcaaccgattgagTTCTACGACACGTCATTAGAAAGGGTCTATCAAAACGGATATCTGATTAGATTTAAGAGTTAATTCAGCAAGCCATtccgaagaaattaaaaaaaaaatttgaatttttacgttttttaaaaataactgcaAAGCgtgtgaaaaaatcataacaaaactatgtatacatttttttttcttgaaaaactgcgtcgaatgcttttttaaaaaagaaaatcgaacgacacattcaaaagttatcgttgattaataaaatgtgaaaaactgtgctttgagcttgaaaagctcaaatattaatcaaaaaacatATTTCAAGATGCTTGAAATGCAAACTTAGCCCGAAGTTCTAGGATTGGCCTCCacggtcaaccgatttccagatttttttaattatgtagaaataatttttttatgatatttaaataaactttatttaactagataacgcgttataataaaactttcaatatattaaatacctttctttctatttttagtgTCGTTTTTTCTACAAACGTAAGATAACgcgatagataaaaaatttagaaagatttttatcttgttacaccaaagaagtataacttcttACGTGCGTACAtaagtacacacacacacacttttttttatttttttcggtatTCTTGTAATGCTagtaaataacttataaaaaaatggatagtaaaaatattgattgccttttttttacggcacttcgaaaaattacctgaaattCATGCTTCCAGACCAGCATACCCCCTTTTGATAATAATGCTCGTATGCAACTAGTTATTTAGCAATTTAGTAATcggatgttaaaaaaaaattcattatttaagcttttttaaattcaaatttaaaatcatccgcgatttatgacaatttaattattgtcttTAATTTAACGAGCAGAGCgctgtaataaaataaatcctaAATACGCACCTTCATTTTTGCATACACAACACATTTAAGACAGCCTTCTTTTTACGgctttaaatattatatcctTTTAATCGTTTCACTCGGtaataaatctatttaattatatattattttaaataattaataataaaccacaacgacaaattaaaaatatattccaattcttattattttattaatgtaattatttattttttgtttaaaaaatagtttttttttcaaggaaATTGCTTACCAATGGATCAGTAGGATAAATGAGAATATTCTCATTCAGGATCAGGAGTTACTTAACTACGTCTGGATTCACATCTGTAAAATTATCACAAGTTTTATTATCTAGAAATTAGCATTATTATTTACGACGAttggttaattttataaactttgtttcttaataattattaaataaataaataaagttagtaaatagGAAATGGTTTTATTCTTATGAGTAGCGAGAAGTAGTCACCATTCTTATGGAAACTGGATCAGTAGGGGTGTCAGTCGGGCTAGATCTTTGCTGTTGATGAGTGTAGCTGACTTCCATGTCAATCTCATCAaactcttcttcttcttcttcatgaGTGTCCgactcttcttcttcttcaccTTCGCCTTCTTCTTCCTCTTCTTCATCGTCTTCTTCCTCTGAGCCACGgaactaattttaaaataaatatcttaaataaatattttttaaattatttaaaaaattcacttacATCACTTGCTGATTTTCCGATAGGAATTTGATCACTGTACAGAGCTTTGACACGATCtttctgtaaataattaaaaataaatattaaattacattttaattttaataaaataaaaaatgatttttaatgttttcttcattaatttaattattaaaaataatacaatgttaattaatttaaacatcaataataataataaatttttaattattaaattagaactaaaaaatatttctttaaaattgcacttaattttttttttatttttttgtaataattttttcaataaaaaaaattataaaaatttttagacggcTAACTTTGTTTccatattaattaaaaatttattttatttatttatttattttgcttCTAAAGCTTAGCTTACAGCAATTACTAACAGTCTTTACGTAATaagattttaaattcaaaattaaatagattatcgataacaataataaattaaaaattagaactaagaaactatttttaaaaaattccacgtataaaaggtaaaagacccagttattgacacttgcaattttattttaatcaaataaaacaaatcgactctaataaattaataaatataatttttgaattataaattttgaaataattgattttttaagaacattttatttttttaattagaataaaattgcaagtgtcaatcaactaggccagtgtcaataactgggtcttttaccttaatttttaaaattttctacttgtgaaaatttttgttttaatttttaataaaaattaattctgcagatattttataattataagaattttttttacaaataaattatgtcaaagaaaatgagaaaaaaaattgacatttagaaaattaaaaaatgcaattttttatagataatttttcggagcaaactcatttattaaaaaatggtcaagcgACGGCTAACtttgtcaatttaaaaaaaattatttttcaacaaaataagttataaaaatgtttgaatatcagctaatttaattttaattccatataataataacaaaaacacACATACCCATGCCTGGTTCATGGTTTCAAGTTTTTCTACCTCCTCTTCATCATCAATAGGTTTGTCAACATTGAACCACAGCGGATCCGTAGCTCTCGGCCGAAGATTCGGCCATTGCGGCATAAAagacattatttaaatttatttaaaatattttttaatattaaaaaacactAAAATTCATAAGAATGACAATTGACAAGTCAGCTGATGAGTTTATTATGAATCTTCCAGAAAAAACAATGGCGTCTATCACCAATCACAAcacttgaaataattttctgcGCATGCGCGCGTTAATTTGAAATCCTAATTTTCCCCCAATGACAAGCCTAGATTTCTTCTGAAGAAAACTTGCCGACTgcagataaaaaaatcagtgaATTTAAAACTTTAGCGCGCCATCTTGTATCAAGACAGAAAatctattgaaaatatttgcaATGTTGATCGATTGATGTCGTTATATCCGCGGCATGCGGCATGTGACCAGACCAACACACTGACAGTTAAAATTTCTCAGCACACCAACATTATATAAACATTATCACCACCACCAAGATTAATGGCTGGCTCCAACTCCAAGTCTTGATTTCTACCATCTACCACCTCTTCTTGCATAGAAACTAGTCAGCAGGAGCAGGAGCACCATCACCATTCACCAGATTTTATTACTCCGCAGTCTCTTAAACGGTGCTCATGTTACAATATAATTCaacaatacaatataattacttaaatttaaaactggAGTGGAAAGTTGtgctagtttttatttttacaaaagcAATCCATTCTCCAGTCACTTCTCAAGACATTAACATTACTTTGTAAAAAGTAACAGTACCGGAGATTTTTTGCAGACATTCTCTTATTGGACTATTGTGACAACCGTTTCtggtatatatatttttaaaaatacattgtgATATAACCTGCATTACTAAACACTAAagtaagtttattattaaattatattatcattGACATTCGTACTAATGACCTTCCAATCTTAAATATGATagtaaagttagctgtcacttaatcattttttaattttatttaacaaaaaaatttgctccgaaaatttgcatttttaatttattaaattttttaaatgtcatttttttttctctattttttatccagtaatttatttattagaaaaataaaaaaaaatatctgctaaattaattttcattcttaaGTCactcattatttaaatttaatttttattttttttaacttaaattcacgaattttattattattattattattattattattattattattattattattattattacgtaGACTAACTACGCGTTTACACACATTGATATCTCATACATTTCTTATCAATAAGATATCTAGCAATTTAATACTagatattgtattaaataaggaaataataaactaagtaatttcttataaacccaacataattttttcaataatcagaaaattaaattcgcGGAATAATTATACCAAGattgtatattttttcctCATTGGTTGCCAATACGTGTTTACAATATTCCACGTATGTACTTTCTACTTGTATTCGTTAAAAACTGGTAAGGATAAAATCACATCCTTGAACTCACATATTTCTCTTACATTCATTACATGTAATATATCTTTAGCTTTACATTAGCTTGACTGCTGAAGAAAGATAACTGTATGGACATTCTCCATTTCTCCAACTCatgatgaaattattaattgtaacatGGGTCTTATTGATTCAATTGATATCAATAAGATCGacgatctaaaaaaaaatcaactttattttaatctgTATCATTGATTTAGTGACgcaaataaatagataaattctgATGATGATAAAACTCCTGAAGTATGTATTGATTATAGAGGAATGCCATTCAAAAAGTCCTATTAAAttcttttcataaaatattaatttatatttttattataattgagcAATAAcccaaataattatttttaatttaaacgtatatattattaatttatatctgACAGTtgtggtttttattttataaattgtggtAGCGATTCTCCTTGTTGATAAACTTTAAAGCCAACTTGAGGTAAAAGTATTATAATACTTTAATAGatagtatattttatttacttattttttactacattagtattttttttttttaatactatccGCAGttttaaattagataaaaaaaagtattttcataaaaagttgataagattgtttttaaatgtatttaaatTACGTCTTTAATATTCTGTcgaattgtataaaatttatttatttattaatcaacatACATCAATAGagagtattaaaattaaataacattaatttaagagagaaattaattagaatttaattaatgaaaaaaataaaaaacgagaaaaaaaaagtctgtaaaaattaaattaattttttcagaaatgtCGCACGATCATATTATGGAGCATTTCAATGCTTCGGGTCATTTACATGATCATATGAATCACGGATCGGCTGATCATAGCATGGACCACGGTTCCATGCATCACGGAGGTCATTCAGAAATGGATCAAATGGCTCAAGTTGTTGCCAGTGATCCAGACTCGATGTCTCACCATAGCATGCATGGCATGCACGATATGTCTGGAATGATGgtaaaaatgataatgattCGATAATTAAGAACGATTGACCATGGAAGTCATAATGATGAtcaatgttttaattaaaattatataatacaaGTCATGAatctcgaaaaaaattgacggaaaaaaatttttaagttatgaaaaattcatattatttcattaaaatatgtACTAAAGATGTGAATTTGTATTAGTAaatgttatattataaatattgttattatatggaaaaatttatttaattattgtacaaAAGAATGGTGATGgctaaatgaataaatattattattattataaaataataataataatttttttatagatattttccTGACGTAAgtcattgaaattttcagtttattGGCTATCCAGTCTAATAcaacaattaattatctaatttttcataatactGTTAGCCTGTATTTCCCTCCAggcataaacaatttattttcaattcatattttaaatttgtcattaaagataaatttgactaaaaaaattttcaattacttAAGTCAggaaaatatctataaaaatattataaaccagtctagaaaaaattaaaaattaaaaaaaaaaaatatttttttttgtaaaaaaaaaatggagtgATCATTCTGGGAGTGCTTGTTTCTCAGGAAAATTGTTGGTgtgatacaattattattattgttatagtttttattttataataatttaaatgaaataatatgaatttttcataacttaaaaattttttccggtttttttttctgattacCACAAGtcgtttgttaatttttttttgtacgtaTGAATGTGGTTCTatgttatataattaaaagttaatataatattttagatGGCTTTCCACTTCGGATATGACGAAACAATTCTCTTCAAGTGTTGGAAAATTTCAACGCTTGGAGGCTTAATTGGCTCGATGATAGGTATTATTATAATGGCCGCACTTTACGAAGGACTAAAGTACTACAGAGAATATTTGTTTTGGAAAACATACAATACGCTGCAATACAGAAGCGTTACGTCGCCACAGGAAAAAAACGTAACTGCAGAAGACGGTCGCGTTGTACAGtaagttttaaaattcttaacttAAATAATGTTACTAATTTATTACTAAACATAATAacttatatgataaaattctattattactgtaattttcatattatattTAACGTTGTAGTATGGTTGGAGAAGTTATTCACAGGCAACCGTGAgtagaaataatttacttgtttTTGTTTACAGCTACTCTGCCTGCATGACGTAcctttcacttttttttttttttattgactgttttattctttaagaagggtttacattttttctctctctcgccctctattggacaaacgaaagtatctctgtcatacttgtacaacttatggaatcttaaaacgcattttatgcataaataaatgaaaattttctaaaaaagcgcttcgctcttcgatagataatttaattatctatcgaagagcgaagcgtttttttcaaaattttatcttattcatgagcaaaactcgtttgaaaatcaactatcaaccGCTCTTAAGCTATTCAAGCatcaattttatcttttttatttaattttatcaattttatttaattttttatacaatcaAAGCatgatttttatctttttaattgtattgTTTTACACGAACATGCATGACTACTATaaacttttgtaaaaatattattgtctaaaaataatctgttgatgttttattttttatgtatatattttttattagatagatttttttgttttagaaaataaatattaataattttataaacataattattaatttatgttcCAGGCCAACAATGCTGTCATGGATGCACACTTTccaaacatttttacacatCATACAAATAATTCTGTCGTACTTTCTCATGCTGATATTCATGACGTACAACGTGTGGCTTTGCATCGCAGTAGTATTCGGTGCGGCAATCGGATACTTTTCATTTGGCTGGAAAAAATCTGTAATAGTAGACGTTACGGAACACTGTCATTAACAATATGAAATACTGTGTCGTTAACATAATAATTGTATCCGCGCACATCAATTGAtttgtctttatttttttttttttttttttatttcatgatACGTATTTTATCGGACTGGCGTGGTCGCGAGGTTGATGATATTAAGAGGGATAGCCActgtgaaatttaaaaaaaaaaaaaattttttttattaaatcaaagtttatacattaaaaaatatgtatctagagTTTTATATGAAGATTCcgaatatttttcgagttataGTCATTTTTGTGACCGCGTGTCAAATGAAACTACTATATACGGAAAAAATAAGATGACACtagatatcatcccagattatactgagtgaaaaaaaatttcagatagtagctagtataatccagattacaatgagtataatcccaGATtaaaatgagtataatccagacaTCACGCactataatctggattttttaactactacacgaaaagaacaagatgatgCTGGATATCATttcagattatactcagtgatatctgtggtgaaaaaaaatttcagatagtagcttaaaaattcagattatactgcgtgatatcaCAGATATCACCGAGTATAATCTgagatgatatccagtgtcatttTATTCTTCCCGtgtatctgaaatttttttttcaccacagatatcactgagtataatctgggatgatattcAGTGTCAtctttttctttccgtgtactttttttgaactggtgggaaatttttttagcgctctacaaaaatacttataactttataacttgatattttttaatcaaaatttaggAGAATGATCTTCAATGTatactttataaaacaaaaaaaaccaatccccaaattcctttattgtcctagtcaaaaaaattcccgaaaatcacctatTTTTTCAATCCTCACAGTGGCTATCCCCCTTAATACGATCGATACAAATATAATTGACCAGGAAAATGTATCCAAGACAAaattatcaacattttttcaatttatacgataaacaaaaaaagacAA
Protein-coding regions in this window:
- the LOC123273156 gene encoding anaphase-promoting complex subunit 15-like isoform X2, with amino-acid sequence MSFMPQWPNLRPRATDPLWFNVDKPIDDEEEVEKLETMNQAWKDRVKALYSDQIPIGKSASDFRGSEEEDDEEEEEEGEGEEEEESDTHEEEEEEFDEIDMEVSYTHQQQRSSPTDTPTDPVSIRMM
- the LOC123273156 gene encoding anaphase-promoting complex subunit 15-like isoform X1 produces the protein MSFMPQWPNLRPRATDPLWFNVDKPIDDEEEVEKLETMNQAWKDRVKALYSDQIPIGKSASDFRGSEEEDDEEEEEEGEGEEEEESDTHEEEEEEFDEIDMEVSYTHQQQRSSPTDTPTDPVSIRMVTTSRYS
- the LOC123273152 gene encoding high affinity copper uptake protein 1 isoform X1; the encoded protein is MSHDHIMEHFNASGHLHDHMNHGSADHSMDHGSMHHGGHSEMDQMAQVVASDPDSMSHHSMHGMHDMSGMMMAFHFGYDETILFKCWKISTLGGLIGSMIGIIIMAALYEGLKYYREYLFWKTYNTLQYRSVTSPQEKNVTAEDGRVVHMVGEVIHRQPPTMLSWMHTFQTFLHIIQIILSYFLMLIFMTYNVWLCIAVVFGAAIGYFSFGWKKSVIVDVTEHCH
- the LOC123273152 gene encoding high affinity copper uptake protein 1 isoform X2 yields the protein MSHDHIMEHFNASGHLHDHMNHGSADHSMDHGSMHHGGHSEMDQMAQVVASDPDSMSHHSMHGMHDMSGMMMAFHFGYDETILFKCWKISTLGGLIGSMIGIIIMAALYEGLKYYREYLFWKTYNTLQYRSVTSPQEKNVTAEDGRVVQPTMLSWMHTFQTFLHIIQIILSYFLMLIFMTYNVWLCIAVVFGAAIGYFSFGWKKSVIVDVTEHCH